From one Phorcysia thermohydrogeniphila genomic stretch:
- a CDS encoding tetratricopeptide repeat protein, with translation MKRVLTAVFLFFFLGTSAYPLTYEEIKEAYQSSFTYEKSGNYEEAIKALMPVYKNYPNGYTVNLRLGWLYYLIGKYANSIYHYEKALKSVPSSVEAMLGLSLPYMAQGRWGDVESLMYRLLKIDYYNYYGNLRLSFALRKLKKFSVAEAVARKMLAIYPTDVNFLNELAISLFHQGKKSYAESLFKDILILDPENVIAKEYMELLKGKGEKREEKGEKLRPSQAF, from the coding sequence ATGAAGAGAGTTCTGACAGCAGTTTTCTTATTCTTTTTCCTCGGGACGTCGGCCTACCCGCTGACCTACGAGGAAATAAAGGAAGCTTACCAGAGTTCCTTTACTTACGAAAAAAGCGGTAACTACGAGGAAGCAATAAAGGCTTTAATGCCCGTCTATAAGAACTACCCTAACGGCTATACGGTGAACTTGAGGCTTGGATGGCTTTACTACTTGATTGGAAAGTATGCAAACTCTATTTACCACTATGAAAAGGCTTTAAAGAGCGTTCCATCCTCTGTTGAGGCGATGCTTGGGCTTTCACTACCCTACATGGCTCAGGGTCGCTGGGGCGATGTGGAGTCTCTTATGTATCGGCTTTTAAAGATTGATTACTACAACTACTACGGTAACTTGCGGCTGTCCTTTGCCTTGAGAAAGCTCAAAAAGTTTTCTGTGGCAGAGGCTGTGGCAAGGAAGATGCTCGCAATCTACCCTACTGATGTAAACTTCCTCAACGAACTTGCCATTTCTCTGTTCCATCAGGGGAAAAAGAGTTACGCAGAATCTCTCTTTAAGGATATTCTTATCCTTGACCCTGAAAACGTTATCGCCAAGGAGTATATGGAGCTCCTTAAAGGGAAGGGGGAGAAAAGAGAGGAAAAGGGCGAAAAGCTACGCCCTTCCCAAGCGTTTTAG
- the purD gene encoding phosphoribosylamine--glycine ligase, with amino-acid sequence MKVLVVGSGGREHALAWKLAQSPLVKKVFGAPGNPGIAKIGECVNIPVTDIKALAEFAEKEGIDLTVVGPEAPLVAGIVDEFEKRGLKIFGPTKAAAQLEGSKAFAKEMMRKYGVPTADFRVFDNPEEAKAYIKEKGAPIVVKADGLAAGKGVTVAKTVEEAIEAVEKIMVEKVFGEAGNKVVIEDCLVGEEASYLVVTDGERFIPLATSQDHKQVFDGDKGPNTGGMGAYSPAPVLSPEMEKEVQEKVIKPILKGMREEGHPFKGILYAGLMITEEGPKVLEFNVRFGDPEAQVILRRLKTDLVEVFNSVIDGKLIDELSWIPETAICVVLASKGYPGKYEKGKEITGIEEAEKLDNVVIFHAGTAVKDGRVVTNGGRVLNVTALGKDIVEARENVYRAIEKVHFDGMHYRKDIGLKALKRLGRA; translated from the coding sequence ATGAAAGTCCTTGTAGTAGGTTCAGGTGGAAGAGAACACGCCCTCGCGTGGAAGTTGGCTCAAAGTCCCCTTGTAAAGAAAGTTTTTGGAGCTCCCGGGAACCCCGGAATAGCAAAAATCGGAGAGTGCGTAAACATTCCGGTAACAGATATAAAAGCCCTTGCCGAATTTGCAGAAAAAGAGGGAATAGACCTCACAGTAGTAGGTCCTGAAGCACCGTTAGTTGCAGGAATCGTTGATGAGTTTGAAAAGAGAGGCCTTAAGATTTTTGGCCCTACAAAAGCAGCCGCACAGCTTGAGGGAAGTAAGGCCTTTGCAAAAGAGATGATGAGAAAGTACGGAGTTCCTACAGCAGACTTCAGGGTATTTGATAACCCTGAAGAAGCAAAGGCCTACATAAAGGAGAAGGGAGCTCCCATAGTCGTAAAGGCAGACGGACTTGCCGCAGGAAAGGGAGTTACGGTCGCCAAGACCGTTGAAGAGGCAATAGAGGCAGTTGAGAAGATAATGGTAGAGAAAGTCTTCGGTGAGGCCGGCAATAAAGTTGTAATAGAGGACTGCTTAGTAGGTGAAGAGGCCTCTTACCTTGTAGTAACCGACGGTGAAAGGTTTATCCCACTGGCAACTTCTCAGGACCACAAGCAGGTGTTTGATGGCGATAAAGGACCAAACACCGGAGGAATGGGCGCTTACTCCCCTGCCCCTGTCCTCTCTCCGGAAATGGAGAAAGAGGTTCAGGAAAAGGTTATAAAACCAATACTAAAAGGTATGAGGGAAGAAGGGCACCCCTTCAAGGGTATCCTCTACGCAGGGCTTATGATTACTGAAGAAGGACCAAAGGTTCTTGAGTTTAACGTTAGGTTCGGAGACCCCGAGGCTCAGGTAATCCTCAGGAGGTTAAAAACAGACCTCGTAGAGGTGTTTAACAGCGTAATAGACGGAAAGCTAATAGATGAACTCTCTTGGATTCCCGAAACTGCGATATGCGTTGTCCTTGCCTCTAAGGGTTATCCCGGAAAGTATGAGAAAGGAAAAGAAATTACAGGAATTGAAGAGGCAGAGAAGTTAGACAACGTCGTCATTTTCCACGCCGGAACTGCTGTAAAAGACGGAAGAGTAGTCACAAACGGCGGTAGAGTCCTAAACGTAACAGCCCTTGGTAAGGATATAGTTGAGGCAAGGGAAAACGTCTATAGGGCGATAGAGAAGGTACACTTTGACGGAATGCACTACAGGAAGGATATAGGCCTTAAAGCACTAAAACGCTTGGGAAGGGCGTAG
- a CDS encoding lytic transglycosylase domain-containing protein: MDRLKVLTLCISLISSFAHPAYGWIKVYTKNGTIYIVGEGEKRFKKPKEDKLRKIKEKVRYYARKYGIPEELFLNLVKAESNFNPKAVSPKGAMGLCQLMPQTAKELGVKDPFNIDENLNAGAKYLKRLYWKYKDWKLAIAAYNAGAGTVDKYGGIPPYRETLSYVEKVTAGRTGFNTRKKRYRIVVKSVGNTVIISQEFE, translated from the coding sequence ATGGACAGGTTAAAAGTTTTAACCTTATGTATCTCCTTAATTAGTAGCTTCGCCCATCCGGCCTACGGCTGGATAAAGGTTTACACGAAGAACGGCACGATTTACATCGTCGGCGAGGGCGAAAAGCGGTTTAAAAAGCCGAAAGAGGATAAGCTAAGGAAGATAAAAGAGAAAGTTCGTTACTACGCGAGGAAGTATGGAATTCCTGAAGAGCTCTTTTTAAACCTCGTGAAGGCTGAATCAAACTTTAACCCTAAAGCCGTCTCGCCCAAAGGGGCAATGGGGCTCTGCCAGCTCATGCCTCAGACGGCTAAGGAGCTCGGCGTGAAGGATCCTTTTAACATTGACGAAAACCTAAACGCAGGAGCAAAGTACCTTAAAAGGCTCTATTGGAAGTATAAAGATTGGAAGCTTGCAATTGCGGCCTATAATGCAGGAGCTGGAACTGTAGATAAATACGGGGGAATACCTCCATACAGAGAAACCCTCAGTTACGTAGAGAAAGTTACAGCAGGCAGAACAGGCTTTAACACTCGCAAAAAACGTTACCGCATAGTTGTAAAAAGCGTCGGGAATACTGTTATAATTTCGCAGGAATTTGAGTAA
- the sppA gene encoding signal peptide peptidase SppA yields MGKIRAFFMTLGVIFFALIVFTITKVLFLPETSITGNKIGVVRVEGVISSSERYIKLLNQLEKNKSVKAIVLRVNSPGGVVGACQEIHDKVEEITKKKPVVVSMGSVAASGGLYISVPATKIVANPGTITGSIGVILQTYNVKELADKWGIKVVTVKSGKFKDLLNPFKEPKKEDLKVLQELINDSYMQFVEAVAKGRKLPIEKVKEIADGRVFTGRKAKEIGLVDELGNFERAIEIAKELAKAPDAKVYEVKPKKTLLQKLIGEETKETLSTIVRILNGQVKSFNLMYLLN; encoded by the coding sequence ATGGGAAAAATAAGAGCTTTCTTTATGACGCTCGGAGTAATCTTCTTTGCCCTTATCGTCTTTACCATCACAAAGGTCCTTTTCCTACCCGAAACCTCAATAACGGGCAACAAAATAGGAGTTGTCAGGGTTGAGGGAGTAATTAGCTCCTCTGAGCGCTACATAAAACTTCTCAACCAGCTTGAAAAGAACAAAAGCGTTAAAGCAATAGTTTTACGCGTTAACTCCCCCGGCGGAGTTGTCGGCGCCTGTCAAGAAATCCACGACAAGGTAGAGGAGATTACTAAGAAAAAACCTGTAGTCGTCTCAATGGGAAGCGTTGCTGCCTCAGGAGGACTCTACATATCCGTCCCAGCAACGAAAATAGTTGCCAACCCCGGAACTATTACTGGCAGTATCGGCGTTATACTGCAGACGTATAACGTCAAAGAGCTGGCAGACAAGTGGGGAATAAAGGTAGTAACAGTAAAGAGCGGAAAGTTTAAAGACCTCCTCAATCCTTTCAAAGAACCTAAAAAGGAAGACCTTAAAGTTCTTCAGGAACTCATCAACGACTCCTACATGCAGTTTGTTGAAGCGGTCGCAAAGGGTAGAAAACTGCCAATAGAGAAAGTCAAGGAAATCGCCGACGGAAGGGTGTTCACGGGCAGAAAGGCGAAAGAAATAGGACTTGTTGACGAGCTCGGTAACTTTGAAAGAGCTATAGAAATCGCTAAGGAGCTTGCAAAAGCCCCAGATGCCAAAGTTTACGAAGTAAAGCCCAAAAAGACGCTCCTCCAAAAGTTAATAGGCGAGGAAACCAAAGAGACGTTAAGCACAATTGTGAGAATTCTCAATGGACAGGTTAAAAGTTTTAACCTTATGTATCTCCTTAATTAG
- the rnhC gene encoding ribonuclease HIII: MKLERKKIEKVVNELLSEGAIHEEPPAYALYRLRLDDGIVTIYESGSVVFGGKDGEKLKKRFLELLFKEIDLSPRIGCDEAGKGEFVGPLVVSCIYANEDCIKKLLSLDVKDSKKLPNKKLKEMAEEIKKHCHGYVKVLMPENYNRLYKKYGNVNRMLEDIYKEVIGKLLEKYKVKRVIVDKFSERIENILKENFPNVEFKVVPKAESDPVVAAASIVAKAERLRKMEDLSKLLGFPLPEGNKENRELLSKIPPELRYKFVKEHFKVNGE, translated from the coding sequence TTGAAGCTGGAAAGAAAGAAAATAGAAAAGGTAGTTAACGAACTCCTTTCAGAAGGAGCCATCCACGAGGAGCCACCAGCCTACGCGCTATACCGCCTAAGGCTTGACGACGGAATAGTCACAATCTACGAATCAGGAAGCGTTGTTTTTGGCGGCAAAGATGGGGAAAAATTAAAAAAGAGGTTTTTAGAGCTCCTCTTTAAAGAAATAGACCTTTCACCAAGGATAGGGTGCGATGAGGCCGGTAAGGGGGAGTTTGTAGGCCCCTTAGTGGTTAGCTGCATATACGCAAACGAAGACTGCATAAAGAAACTCCTCTCCCTTGACGTAAAGGACTCAAAAAAACTACCAAACAAGAAGTTAAAGGAAATGGCAGAGGAGATAAAAAAGCACTGCCACGGATACGTAAAGGTTTTAATGCCTGAAAACTACAACAGGCTTTACAAAAAATACGGCAACGTTAACAGGATGTTAGAGGACATCTATAAAGAGGTTATTGGAAAATTACTAGAAAAATACAAGGTAAAAAGGGTTATAGTTGATAAGTTCAGTGAGAGAATAGAAAACATCCTCAAAGAAAACTTTCCCAACGTAGAATTTAAAGTGGTTCCCAAAGCAGAATCAGACCCTGTAGTTGCAGCAGCCTCAATAGTTGCAAAAGCGGAGAGGCTAAGGAAAATGGAAGACCTCTCTAAGCTTTTAGGATTCCCTCTACCTGAAGGGAACAAGGAAAACAGGGAGCTCCTTTCAAAAATCCCGCCAGAATTGAGATATAAATTTGTAAAAGAACACTTCAAAGTAAACGGAGAGTAA
- a CDS encoding translocation/assembly module TamB domain-containing protein encodes MKIDRELLKELLRSLRKGRLHRLLKLILLSLLVYFSVLVVRDLAVFYFQEKKITGVEYSGISISFSKGEVTLKVEKLFISRPTFKLSVSHAKTSLRLWESIKKLHPHFSEISVTKLQIEKAVKKEREFLPIVAVKLPFYVERLKLGELLYKSGKTTLHLKGLEIDERRALLKGIKGESGNVKFTVPETIGTVEGNRITLPNFTLKVNNLTYSGRVSLTKDLENAELKGTIEFKNIKTSINLRKLGNTFSLEGKVSLPETPVNYSISGKIGREIEILNGLISYQEAKSSFYGRLNLKELSIKGNISGNRISIAKVVAKEISGNYVIDGTYSSPSLSWQLRAKELKTPLAPFSDVSSRGKLTCDALELQVDSTTLSLTLLRSKSNTSGSFHLKRFNIDSLYPISKVKEKYGRWIPEVTLTGKGDFSLTGKEDLNYSAKLKIENFFFRGFKDKGSVDLKGNRKTVHYTLHLDKVNSEGTINLAELAINASFSGNSLPISEFDFLRKIGLEGKASFTGKMQGSLKNPEGHFSFSVPDFGFRGVYIGKVDGNIALSNFHLKVQGKAKEEDITLEELSLHLKEPMELHIALQAKEIPLSMPIAVLKSFKINLPLELSGIATGSFSLDSKNVKDLKENIDVKVKIENASGRYNLANLSGSAKDVSGYINYIDGNLWVLLAGKNRRVNLQGSEFTEGEFSLLLKNKILNVSFNGVKYPKIPESLISGTVRTDLGNQTVEGEIKVKGKFAKKDLVAEGSITTSISGTLNSITAQISGNVKVNHPYLSEPLTFKAQGILEEPSGTGYLALERENSTLRLLAYRNKFHLTGILRGIEFKTPAGRVLVKTSFINLSLSSLDGQITVPAFEIKPKEFYKLFSISGIYITLKGGKPEISGCRLSYTDGWVELEEIKLEEGKVSGKLNAETGIKGLLYLKDIRKGIKYVKGNLLLQGNFKYDKELHYSLSISASRVEGKVDYILEKLNLVNLNGKLEDGKLKEISAEISVGDGSIVISGTQEELIVSVSEVPIGELSLWKSVISGNGTLRGKNFSGKFNLLKTKVLFGEKSKKGKGKNSPELPIKLSISLNFADPVTLKSPVFQMKILPRLKVETVNKKPVISGSFTSIEGSIDYMGKKFKVLYGTGIIDNLAEEKGSVDILASTYISGYYIYMNIKGSFKEPKLFLTSDPPLTREQILNLIMTGATPEQIEESSELFPAVQIAYYATASFLKPLEKQFKRTLGLESFSIEPYITKYGETVAKVSIVKKLGQRFKLIGYETTGQKPEYGGSLQYFLTDRHYLETKYNSYYGVEFGIGIELNMR; translated from the coding sequence GTGAAGATTGACAGGGAGCTCCTCAAAGAGCTACTAAGGTCTCTCCGTAAGGGAAGGCTTCACCGACTTCTAAAACTTATCCTACTAAGCCTGTTAGTTTACTTCTCAGTACTGGTAGTAAGGGACTTAGCTGTATTTTACTTTCAGGAAAAGAAAATAACGGGCGTTGAATACTCTGGAATTTCCATCTCATTTAGCAAAGGTGAGGTAACTCTAAAGGTAGAAAAGCTTTTCATCTCAAGGCCTACTTTTAAGCTCAGTGTAAGCCACGCAAAGACCTCCCTAAGGCTCTGGGAGAGTATAAAAAAACTGCACCCTCACTTTTCAGAAATTAGCGTAACTAAACTCCAGATAGAAAAAGCCGTAAAGAAAGAGCGAGAATTCCTCCCGATAGTGGCCGTAAAGCTTCCCTTTTACGTAGAGAGACTAAAGCTGGGAGAACTCCTTTATAAGTCAGGAAAAACAACCCTTCACCTTAAAGGCCTTGAGATAGACGAAAGGAGAGCTCTCCTTAAAGGTATCAAAGGAGAGTCAGGCAACGTAAAGTTCACAGTACCGGAAACTATTGGAACCGTAGAAGGCAACCGCATAACACTGCCAAACTTCACGTTAAAAGTTAATAACCTTACCTACTCGGGAAGAGTCTCTCTCACAAAGGACTTAGAAAACGCTGAACTTAAAGGAACCATAGAGTTTAAAAACATTAAAACTTCTATAAACCTTAGAAAGCTCGGAAACACATTCTCTTTAGAGGGGAAAGTTTCCCTTCCAGAAACTCCTGTAAACTACTCCATCTCAGGAAAAATAGGGAGAGAAATAGAAATACTGAATGGTCTTATTTCCTATCAGGAAGCAAAGAGCTCCTTCTACGGAAGGTTGAACCTAAAAGAGCTCTCCATTAAGGGAAACATTTCAGGAAATAGGATAAGTATCGCAAAGGTAGTAGCTAAGGAAATTAGCGGAAACTACGTTATAGACGGCACTTACTCTTCCCCTAGCCTCTCGTGGCAGCTAAGGGCAAAAGAGTTAAAAACTCCCCTTGCTCCCTTCAGCGATGTTTCTTCAAGAGGAAAACTCACCTGTGATGCCTTAGAGCTCCAAGTTGATTCTACCACTCTATCACTTACCCTCCTGCGCTCTAAAAGCAACACCTCCGGGAGCTTCCACCTTAAAAGATTTAACATAGACAGTCTCTACCCCATCAGCAAAGTAAAGGAAAAGTATGGAAGGTGGATTCCAGAAGTAACTCTCACAGGAAAGGGCGATTTCTCCCTCACAGGAAAGGAGGACTTAAACTACTCTGCAAAGCTCAAAATAGAAAATTTCTTCTTTAGGGGCTTTAAAGATAAAGGCTCCGTAGACCTCAAAGGAAACAGAAAAACTGTCCACTACACGCTCCACTTAGATAAAGTCAACTCTGAAGGGACTATAAACCTTGCAGAGCTCGCAATCAACGCTTCTTTTAGCGGCAACTCCTTACCAATCTCTGAATTTGATTTCCTTCGGAAAATAGGTCTTGAAGGTAAAGCATCCTTCACAGGAAAAATGCAGGGAAGCCTAAAAAATCCGGAAGGACACTTCTCCTTTAGCGTTCCTGACTTCGGATTTAGAGGCGTCTACATAGGAAAGGTAGACGGAAACATCGCTCTCTCTAACTTCCACCTGAAAGTGCAGGGAAAGGCTAAAGAAGAAGACATTACCTTAGAAGAGCTCAGCCTTCACCTTAAAGAGCCTATGGAGCTCCACATAGCCCTACAGGCCAAGGAAATCCCCCTTTCTATGCCGATAGCGGTACTAAAAAGTTTCAAAATTAACCTGCCCTTAGAGCTCTCAGGCATCGCAACAGGAAGCTTTTCTCTTGACTCTAAAAACGTTAAAGACCTAAAGGAGAACATAGATGTAAAGGTAAAAATAGAAAACGCCTCCGGAAGGTATAACTTAGCGAATCTCTCTGGAAGTGCCAAAGACGTCAGTGGCTACATCAACTACATAGATGGAAACCTCTGGGTGTTACTTGCCGGCAAGAACAGGAGAGTTAACTTGCAAGGAAGCGAGTTTACAGAGGGAGAGTTTTCACTCCTACTAAAGAACAAAATACTGAACGTATCATTTAACGGAGTCAAATATCCTAAGATTCCCGAAAGCCTAATATCCGGTACAGTTAGAACCGACCTCGGAAATCAAACAGTAGAGGGCGAGATAAAGGTAAAGGGTAAGTTCGCTAAGAAAGATTTAGTAGCCGAGGGAAGTATTACAACTTCTATATCTGGCACTCTAAACTCCATAACCGCCCAAATAAGCGGAAACGTAAAGGTAAACCATCCCTATCTTTCAGAACCACTTACCTTCAAGGCTCAAGGAATATTAGAAGAACCATCCGGTACCGGCTATCTTGCTCTTGAAAGAGAAAACAGCACTTTAAGGCTCCTTGCCTATAGGAACAAGTTTCACCTGACCGGTATACTAAGAGGTATAGAGTTTAAGACTCCAGCCGGGAGAGTCTTAGTAAAGACATCCTTTATCAACCTGAGCTTAAGTAGCTTAGACGGCCAAATAACAGTACCCGCATTTGAAATAAAGCCAAAGGAGTTTTACAAGCTCTTTTCCATCTCTGGTATATACATAACGCTAAAGGGGGGAAAACCAGAAATCTCAGGGTGCAGGCTCTCCTACACTGACGGCTGGGTTGAGCTTGAGGAGATAAAACTGGAAGAAGGAAAAGTTAGCGGAAAACTGAACGCAGAGACCGGAATAAAAGGCCTCCTTTACCTGAAAGACATAAGGAAAGGAATAAAGTACGTAAAAGGGAACCTCCTACTGCAAGGGAACTTCAAGTACGACAAGGAGCTCCACTACTCGCTCTCCATCTCTGCCAGCAGAGTAGAAGGGAAAGTTGACTATATCCTTGAGAAACTCAACCTCGTCAATCTAAACGGGAAATTAGAAGACGGAAAGCTTAAAGAAATCTCTGCAGAGATTTCTGTTGGTGACGGAAGCATAGTCATTAGCGGAACTCAGGAGGAGCTCATCGTTTCTGTTTCCGAAGTGCCTATAGGGGAGCTCTCTCTGTGGAAAAGCGTAATTTCTGGCAACGGAACGCTAAGGGGTAAAAACTTTTCTGGAAAGTTCAACCTGCTAAAAACAAAAGTGCTCTTTGGGGAAAAGAGTAAAAAAGGCAAGGGTAAGAATTCTCCTGAGCTTCCCATCAAACTCTCCATTAGCTTAAACTTTGCAGACCCTGTTACATTAAAATCTCCAGTATTCCAGATGAAAATACTCCCAAGGCTAAAGGTAGAAACGGTCAATAAGAAACCGGTTATAAGCGGAAGCTTTACGAGTATAGAGGGATCCATAGACTACATGGGAAAGAAGTTCAAGGTTCTATACGGAACTGGGATAATAGACAACTTAGCTGAAGAAAAAGGCTCTGTTGATATACTGGCAAGTACCTACATCTCAGGCTACTACATCTACATGAATATAAAGGGTAGCTTTAAAGAGCCTAAGCTCTTCCTAACCTCAGACCCGCCCCTTACGAGAGAACAGATACTTAACCTCATAATGACAGGAGCAACTCCGGAGCAGATAGAAGAATCTTCGGAACTCTTCCCTGCAGTCCAGATTGCCTACTACGCAACAGCCTCATTCCTAAAACCCTTAGAAAAACAGTTTAAGCGTACCCTAGGACTTGAGAGCTTTTCCATTGAACCTTACATAACGAAGTACGGGGAAACTGTTGCGAAAGTATCCATCGTAAAAAAACTTGGCCAAAGGTTTAAACTAATCGGCTACGAAACGACCGGACAGAAACCGGAGTACGGAGGAAGTCTACAGTACTTTTTAACGGACCGCCACTACCTTGAAACAAAGTACAACAGCTACTACGGAGTAGAGTTCGGTATAGGCATTGAACTAAACATGAGGTAG
- a CDS encoding tetratricopeptide repeat protein, which produces MGIEMLQKLFKFLSGKKDTSFSDYLKELSINRQDLIRHLPDIDIDSPVNAYITLAILLKEKGEYYKSLKILEKLKGERLSENEQKLLYLNLALTYRAAGFLDRAERALKEGISLFPSEGLFYYELALIYKVSNRLEEAVSLLEKAVELKGEFLDELVHTKLYLADSYIDRGRTDKAFRLLRKLDIRVPLPLFYYVMSKLYYAVGEKEKGYRKAIQGMKLSPGHVAPFLKVIDEYEGLSVDKLYEIIRETGTLAITGKLLAEKLIKENRKEEALGILEKLNEEFPNDARVKELYLRLLWESGKRKQVVEEIEKFLLDLKDRKKEFKCRNCGYETNTFDWICPRCRQWETLEIGSED; this is translated from the coding sequence TTGGGAATAGAGATGCTCCAAAAGCTCTTTAAATTTTTAAGCGGGAAGAAAGATACCTCCTTTTCAGACTACCTTAAAGAGCTCTCAATAAACAGGCAGGACCTTATAAGACATCTACCAGACATAGACATAGATAGTCCTGTTAACGCCTACATCACGTTAGCGATCCTCTTAAAGGAGAAGGGAGAGTACTATAAGAGTCTCAAAATACTTGAAAAACTTAAGGGAGAGAGACTTTCAGAAAACGAGCAGAAGCTCCTATACCTAAACCTTGCACTTACCTACAGGGCAGCAGGTTTCTTGGACAGAGCAGAAAGAGCTCTAAAAGAAGGGATTTCCCTCTTTCCTTCAGAAGGCCTTTTTTACTACGAGCTCGCTTTAATTTACAAAGTCTCAAACAGGCTTGAAGAGGCGGTTAGCCTGCTTGAAAAGGCAGTTGAACTGAAAGGAGAATTTTTAGATGAGCTTGTTCACACAAAGCTCTACTTGGCCGACAGCTACATAGATAGGGGAAGAACGGATAAAGCCTTTCGTCTTTTACGAAAGCTTGATATTCGCGTTCCACTTCCGCTCTTTTACTACGTGATGTCAAAGCTTTACTACGCCGTTGGAGAGAAAGAGAAAGGTTACAGGAAAGCTATCCAAGGGATGAAACTGTCACCCGGCCACGTGGCACCGTTTCTAAAAGTAATTGATGAGTACGAAGGACTATCGGTAGACAAACTCTACGAAATAATCAGAGAAACAGGCACTCTGGCTATTACGGGAAAACTCCTTGCTGAGAAGCTCATTAAGGAGAACAGGAAAGAAGAAGCCCTTGGAATACTTGAAAAGCTAAACGAGGAATTCCCAAACGATGCAAGAGTCAAAGAGCTCTACCTTCGCCTCCTGTGGGAAAGCGGGAAGAGAAAACAGGTCGTAGAGGAGATAGAGAAGTTCCTACTTGACCTTAAAGATAGAAAGAAAGAGTTTAAATGCAGAAACTGTGGATACGAAACAAACACCTTTGACTGGATTTGCCCACGTTGTAGACAGTGGGAAACACTGGAGATAGGCAGTGAAGATTGA
- a CDS encoding HIT family protein encodes MEVIWAPWRLSYVSNVTKGKEKGCFICRAIEDDPSRDRENLLLYRGKKAIVILNRFPYNTAHLMVCPIRHTGDFLSLLPEELAEIDELLKRSIRAIKRAYNPDGFNIGLNLGKVSGGSVDTHIHYHVVPRWLGDTNFMPVTAGVKVIPQSLDETYDRLKTFWE; translated from the coding sequence TTGGAAGTCATCTGGGCTCCATGGAGGCTATCGTACGTAAGTAACGTAACAAAAGGAAAGGAAAAAGGCTGCTTTATCTGTAGAGCAATAGAAGATGACCCTTCAAGGGACAGGGAGAACCTACTTCTCTACAGGGGAAAGAAGGCCATAGTCATACTCAACAGATTTCCCTACAACACAGCACACTTGATGGTATGCCCAATAAGGCACACAGGAGACTTTTTATCGTTACTCCCCGAAGAGCTCGCAGAAATAGACGAACTCTTGAAGCGCTCTATAAGGGCAATAAAACGGGCTTACAACCCAGATGGGTTCAATATAGGATTAAACCTTGGAAAAGTATCTGGCGGCAGCGTTGATACCCACATACACTACCACGTCGTCCCACGGTGGCTGGGCGATACAAACTTTATGCCTGTAACTGCAGGAGTAAAGGTCATTCCCCAATCCCTTGACGAAACCTACGATAGACTTAAGACTTTTTGGGAATAG